The following are from one region of the Streptomyces rubrogriseus genome:
- a CDS encoding UDP-N-acetylmuramate dehydrogenase produces the protein MQELHDAPLAPLTTFRLGGPATRLLTATTDAEVIAAVREADDTGTPLLLVGGGSNLVIGDKGFDGTALHIATRGFRLDGTTLELAAGEIWTDAVARTVEAGLAGVECLAGIPGSAGATPIQNVGAYGQEVSATITEVTAYDRRSRETVALSNADCAFSYRHSRFKAEPERYVVLRVRFELENADGLSAPLRYAETARALGVEAGDRVPLTAARETVLRLRAGKGMVLDPEDHDTWSAGSFFTNPILTDEEFAAFRSRVAGRLGAAVEPPAFPAGEGRVKTSAAWLIDKAGFTKGYGTGPARISTKHTLALTNRGEATTEDLLALAREVVAGVHEAFGVTLVNEPVTVGVAL, from the coding sequence GTGCAGGAACTCCACGACGCCCCCCTCGCCCCGCTGACCACCTTCCGCCTGGGCGGGCCCGCGACCCGGCTGCTCACGGCCACCACCGACGCCGAGGTGATCGCCGCCGTCCGCGAGGCCGACGACACCGGGACCCCGCTGCTGCTCGTCGGCGGCGGATCCAACCTGGTCATCGGCGACAAGGGCTTCGACGGCACCGCCCTGCACATCGCCACGCGCGGCTTCCGCCTCGACGGCACGACGCTGGAGCTGGCGGCGGGCGAGATCTGGACCGACGCGGTCGCCCGCACCGTCGAGGCGGGCCTGGCGGGCGTCGAGTGCCTGGCCGGCATCCCCGGCTCGGCGGGCGCGACCCCGATCCAGAACGTCGGCGCGTACGGCCAGGAGGTGTCCGCCACGATCACCGAGGTCACGGCGTACGACCGCCGGAGCCGCGAGACGGTCGCCCTCTCCAACGCGGACTGCGCCTTCTCCTACCGCCACAGCCGCTTCAAGGCCGAGCCCGAGCGGTACGTGGTCCTGCGCGTCCGCTTCGAGCTGGAGAACGCCGACGGGCTCTCCGCGCCCCTCCGGTACGCCGAGACGGCCCGCGCCCTCGGTGTCGAGGCGGGCGACCGGGTGCCGCTGACGGCCGCCCGGGAGACGGTGCTGAGGCTGCGTGCCGGGAAGGGCATGGTGCTGGACCCGGAGGACCACGACACGTGGTCGGCCGGGTCGTTCTTCACCAACCCGATCCTCACGGACGAGGAGTTCGCCGCGTTCCGCTCCCGCGTCGCCGGGCGCCTCGGTGCCGCCGTGGAGCCGCCCGCCTTCCCGGCCGGGGAGGGCAGGGTCAAGACCTCAGCGGCCTGGCTGATCGACAAGGCGGGCTTCACCAAGGGGTACGGCACGGGCCCCGCGCGCATCTCCACCAAGCACACCCTCGCGCTCACCAACCGCGGCGAGGCGACGACCGAGGACCTGCTCGCGCTGGCCCGCGAGGTCGTCGCCGGGGTCCACGAGGCCTTCGGCGTCACGCTGGTCAACGAACCGGTGACGGTGGGCGTCGCCCTGTAG
- a CDS encoding DUF3291 domain-containing protein: MPTLPWTVPNEPPRATEVHVFASRFETRTLWGALKFLARTPGVWRQVRSAPGAYGASLKAEPFKRTFWTLSAWESPETLKTFARSGTHAPTSRGLSAQMRDSKFASWPASSDELPISWAEVRRRLT; encoded by the coding sequence ATGCCCACCCTTCCCTGGACCGTGCCGAACGAGCCTCCCCGCGCCACCGAGGTCCACGTCTTCGCCTCCCGCTTCGAGACCCGCACCCTGTGGGGAGCGCTGAAGTTCCTCGCGCGCACGCCGGGCGTGTGGCGGCAGGTCCGCAGCGCGCCCGGAGCGTACGGGGCCTCACTGAAGGCGGAACCCTTCAAACGGACCTTCTGGACGCTCTCCGCCTGGGAGTCGCCCGAGACCCTCAAGACCTTCGCCCGCTCCGGCACCCACGCACCGACCTCCCGCGGACTGTCGGCGCAGATGCGGGACTCGAAGTTCGCCTCCTGGCCGGCGTCGAGCGACGAGCTCCCCATCAGCTGGGCGGAGGTGCGCAGGCGCCTGACGTGA
- a CDS encoding MFS transporter, giving the protein MSQQGARRSTRGGGAAWALVITSVAGFMAALDNLVVTTALPSIREDLGGALHDLEWTVSAYTLTFAVLLMFGAALGDRFGRRRLFLVGLTVFTGASAAAALAPGIDSLIAARAVQGVGAAIMMPLTLTLLTAAVPAERRGMAYGIWGAVNGLAVASGPLVGGSLTEHISWQWIFWLNVPLGLALLPLARLRLAESHGTGAPLDIPGTLLASGGLFGIVYGLVRGPVDGWTGSVVLTALFAGAALLVGFVLYSTRAGNPMLPMRLFRSRAFAGVNAASLLMFLGMFGSIFLLSQYMQGVLGYSPTEAGLRMLPWTGMPMLVAPIAGLLSDRIGGRPVVATGLFLQAAGLGYLASVITADASYAVQLPGLILSGIGMALYFAPASALVMSSVAAKEQGIASGANNALREVGGALGIAVMSSIFAAQGGYESAQTFVDGLRPAIAVGAAVVALGGTAALAIPARRRTDDPTATPKTEPATEPALATTAPTPHH; this is encoded by the coding sequence ATGTCACAGCAAGGAGCACGTCGGAGCACCCGCGGTGGGGGAGCCGCCTGGGCCCTCGTCATCACCAGCGTCGCCGGCTTCATGGCGGCCCTGGACAACCTCGTCGTCACCACCGCCCTGCCCTCCATCCGCGAGGACCTGGGCGGCGCGCTGCACGACCTGGAATGGACCGTGAGCGCCTACACGCTCACCTTCGCCGTCCTCCTGATGTTCGGCGCGGCCCTCGGCGACCGCTTCGGCCGCCGCAGGCTCTTCCTGGTCGGCCTCACCGTCTTCACCGGGGCGTCCGCCGCCGCGGCCCTGGCACCCGGCATCGACTCGCTCATCGCCGCCCGCGCGGTGCAGGGCGTCGGCGCGGCGATCATGATGCCGCTCACGCTGACCCTGCTGACGGCCGCGGTACCCGCCGAACGCCGCGGGATGGCGTACGGCATCTGGGGGGCTGTCAACGGGCTCGCCGTGGCGTCCGGCCCGCTGGTCGGCGGCAGCCTCACCGAGCACATCTCCTGGCAGTGGATCTTCTGGCTGAACGTACCGCTGGGCCTGGCCCTGCTGCCCCTCGCCCGCCTCCGCCTCGCCGAGTCGCACGGCACCGGCGCCCCGCTCGACATACCCGGCACGCTGCTCGCCAGCGGCGGCCTCTTCGGCATCGTCTACGGCCTGGTCCGCGGCCCCGTCGACGGCTGGACCGGCTCCGTGGTGCTGACCGCCCTGTTCGCCGGGGCCGCGCTGCTCGTCGGCTTCGTCCTCTACAGCACCCGTGCCGGGAACCCCATGCTCCCCATGCGGCTCTTCCGCTCCCGTGCCTTCGCCGGGGTCAACGCGGCGAGCCTGCTGATGTTCCTGGGGATGTTCGGCTCGATCTTCCTCCTGAGCCAGTACATGCAGGGCGTGCTCGGCTACTCGCCCACGGAGGCGGGCCTGCGCATGCTGCCCTGGACCGGCATGCCGATGCTGGTCGCGCCGATCGCCGGTCTCCTCTCGGACCGGATCGGAGGCCGCCCGGTCGTCGCGACCGGACTCTTCCTCCAGGCGGCCGGCCTCGGCTACCTGGCCTCCGTGATCACGGCCGACGCCTCCTACGCGGTCCAGCTGCCCGGTCTGATCCTCAGCGGAATCGGCATGGCCCTCTACTTCGCCCCCGCCTCCGCCCTGGTGATGTCCAGCGTCGCCGCGAAGGAGCAGGGCATCGCCTCCGGTGCCAACAACGCGCTGCGCGAGGTGGGCGGCGCGCTCGGCATCGCCGTCATGTCCTCCATCTTCGCGGCGCAGGGCGGCTACGAGTCCGCGCAGACCTTCGTGGACGGACTGCGCCCGGCGATCGCCGTGGGTGCCGCAGTGGTGGCCCTGGGCGGAACAGCGGCCCTGGCGATCCCGGCCCGCCGCCGTACCGACGACCCCACAGCCACACCGAAGACCGAACCGGCGACCGAACCGGCCCTCGCCACGACGGCACCGACGCCCCACCACTGA
- a CDS encoding TetR/AcrR family transcriptional regulator: MVRMSAEERRESVIRAATSEFARGGYHGTSTETIAKRVGVSQPYLFRLFPGKKAIFLAVAERCMRDTREVFEKASEGLHGEEALHAMAEAYSQLIADQPEKLQMQLQVYVTVAAAEAAGDHEFGEMVRKGWLEIWDTVHLPLGADIAQTTTFLAYGMLINTLVGMGFPPGHRVYGGIYESGQAKPSRNDADA; this comes from the coding sequence ATGGTCAGGATGAGCGCAGAGGAGCGGCGCGAGAGCGTCATCCGCGCGGCGACGAGCGAGTTCGCCCGGGGTGGCTATCACGGCACGTCCACGGAGACCATCGCCAAGCGCGTGGGGGTCTCCCAGCCGTACCTGTTCCGTCTCTTCCCGGGGAAGAAGGCGATCTTCCTCGCGGTGGCGGAGCGCTGCATGCGGGACACCCGCGAGGTCTTCGAGAAGGCGTCCGAGGGTCTGCACGGCGAAGAGGCCCTGCATGCCATGGCCGAGGCCTACTCGCAGCTGATCGCGGACCAGCCCGAGAAGCTCCAGATGCAGTTGCAGGTGTACGTCACCGTCGCCGCCGCCGAGGCGGCCGGGGACCACGAGTTCGGCGAGATGGTCCGCAAGGGCTGGCTCGAGATCTGGGACACCGTGCACCTGCCGCTGGGGGCGGACATCGCACAGACGACGACCTTCCTGGCCTACGGCATGCTGATCAACACCCTGGTAGGCATGGGTTTCCCGCCGGGCCACCGCGTCTACGGCGGCATCTACGAGTCGGGCCAGGCCAAGCCGAGCCGGAACGACGCGGACGCGTAG
- a CDS encoding TetR/AcrR family transcriptional regulator — MPTGVHLRDARRQLFDAAERVLLRDGPNGLTSRAVTDEAGCAKGVLHRHFADFDAFLVELVLDRAAQLDTQALALREAVGSGTVADNLTGALTALFGPVPVAIIPLITFRDELRARLRQAVPGGGIAILAQVAAAVSAYLSEERARGRISADADIDSLTLSLVGGGHLLFTDRDPGHPPAAAAVGKLVDTVLAGVVRRPPR, encoded by the coding sequence GTGCCGACCGGAGTGCACCTTCGCGACGCGCGGCGGCAGCTGTTCGACGCCGCCGAGCGCGTGCTTCTGCGGGACGGCCCGAACGGGCTGACCAGCCGGGCCGTCACGGACGAGGCGGGCTGCGCCAAAGGCGTCCTGCACCGGCACTTCGCGGACTTCGACGCCTTCCTCGTCGAACTCGTGCTCGACCGGGCCGCGCAGCTCGACACGCAGGCGCTGGCGCTGCGGGAGGCCGTGGGCTCCGGCACCGTGGCGGACAACCTCACCGGCGCGCTGACCGCCCTGTTCGGACCGGTCCCCGTGGCGATCATTCCGCTCATCACCTTCCGGGACGAGCTGCGCGCACGGCTGCGGCAGGCCGTGCCCGGTGGCGGCATCGCGATCCTCGCCCAGGTCGCGGCCGCGGTCTCCGCCTATCTGTCGGAGGAGCGCGCGAGGGGCCGCATCTCGGCCGACGCCGACATCGACTCGCTCACGCTCTCCCTAGTCGGCGGTGGCCATCTCCTGTTCACGGACCGCGACCCGGGCCATCCGCCGGCCGCGGCGGCCGTCGGCAAGCTGGTCGACACGGTGCTCGCCGGCGTCGTGCGTCGACCCCCGCGCTGA
- a CDS encoding class I SAM-dependent methyltransferase: MPTLSSPEQPEQPPSHQARETAESFGTDAQRYDRARPPYPDALVTRVVAGSPGPDVLDVGCGTGIAARQFQAAGCAVLGVEPDARMAAFARDRGLPVEVAAFEAWEPAGRAFDAVIAAQSWHWVDPAAGAVKAAQVLRPDGRLAIFGHVYEPPAEVAEPFAAAYRRAAPESPFSAQPARRPLEMYQAGYAQIADRIRESGRFHEPEQWRFDWERSYTRDEWLELLPTTGGLTRLRPGQLAGILDAVGRAVDALGGRFTMRYTTLATTAVRAGAR, encoded by the coding sequence ATGCCCACTCTATCCTCTCCGGAGCAGCCGGAGCAGCCGCCCTCGCATCAGGCCCGGGAGACGGCCGAGTCCTTCGGTACCGACGCGCAGCGCTACGACCGGGCCCGACCGCCCTACCCCGACGCCCTCGTGACGCGTGTCGTCGCGGGGAGCCCGGGGCCCGACGTCCTCGACGTCGGCTGCGGCACGGGCATCGCGGCCCGTCAGTTCCAGGCCGCCGGCTGCGCCGTACTCGGGGTCGAGCCGGACGCGCGGATGGCCGCCTTCGCCCGGGACCGCGGGCTGCCGGTCGAGGTGGCGGCCTTCGAGGCCTGGGAGCCCGCCGGCCGGGCCTTCGACGCGGTGATCGCCGCCCAGTCGTGGCACTGGGTGGACCCGGCCGCCGGCGCCGTGAAGGCGGCCCAGGTGCTGCGCCCGGACGGGCGCCTGGCGATCTTCGGGCACGTGTACGAGCCGCCGGCCGAAGTGGCCGAGCCGTTCGCGGCCGCCTACCGTCGGGCGGCACCCGAATCGCCGTTCAGCGCTCAGCCGGCGCGACGACCGCTGGAGATGTACCAGGCGGGGTACGCACAGATCGCCGACCGGATCCGCGAGTCCGGGCGGTTCCACGAGCCGGAGCAGTGGCGGTTCGACTGGGAGCGGTCGTACACCCGCGACGAGTGGCTGGAGCTGCTCCCCACCACCGGCGGCCTCACCCGGCTCCGCCCCGGCCAACTGGCCGGAATACTGGACGCGGTCGGCCGCGCCGTCGACGCGCTGGGCGGCCGCTTCACGATGCGGTACACGACGCTGGCGACCACGGCGGTACGCGCCGGCGCCCGCTGA
- a CDS encoding MaoC family dehydratase, with amino-acid sequence MQSKIAYSDVEVGTELPAQSFPVDRATLVRYAGASGDFNPIHWNERFAKEVGLPDVIAHGMFTMAEAIRVVTDWTGDPGAVVEYGVRFTRPVVVPNDDVGAVIEVSGKVAAKLDDNTVRVDLTATSAGQKVLGMSRAVVRLG; translated from the coding sequence ATGCAGTCGAAGATCGCATACAGCGACGTCGAGGTCGGCACCGAACTGCCCGCGCAGAGCTTCCCCGTGGACCGCGCCACGCTCGTGCGGTACGCGGGGGCCTCCGGCGACTTCAACCCGATCCACTGGAACGAGAGGTTCGCCAAGGAGGTGGGCCTGCCGGACGTCATCGCGCACGGCATGTTCACCATGGCCGAGGCGATCCGCGTGGTCACCGACTGGACCGGCGACCCGGGCGCGGTCGTGGAGTACGGCGTCCGCTTCACCAGGCCCGTCGTCGTCCCGAACGACGACGTGGGTGCCGTGATCGAGGTCAGCGGCAAGGTGGCGGCCAAGCTCGACGACAACACCGTCCGCGTCGACCTCACGGCCACCAGCGCCGGCCAAAAGGTGCTCGGCATGTCCCGCGCGGTCGTACGACTGGGCTGA
- a CDS encoding MaoC family dehydratase N-terminal domain-containing protein, which translates to MALDQSFVGRSYPPTAPYEVGREKIREFAEAVGDANPAYTDAEAAKALGHPDVIAPPTFVFSITFKAAGQVIEDPQLGLDYSRVVHGDQKFAYARPVRAGDRLTVTSTIEAIKSMAGNDILDIRGEVHDEAGEHVVTAWTKLVARAAEGA; encoded by the coding sequence ATGGCGCTCGACCAGTCGTTCGTGGGGCGGAGCTATCCGCCCACCGCGCCCTATGAGGTGGGCCGGGAGAAGATCCGCGAGTTCGCGGAGGCGGTGGGGGACGCCAACCCGGCGTACACCGACGCGGAGGCCGCGAAGGCGCTCGGGCATCCGGATGTGATCGCCCCGCCGACCTTCGTGTTCTCGATCACGTTCAAGGCGGCCGGTCAGGTCATCGAGGACCCGCAGCTCGGGCTGGACTACAGCCGTGTGGTGCACGGCGACCAGAAGTTCGCCTACGCCCGCCCGGTCCGGGCCGGTGACCGGCTCACGGTCACCTCGACCATCGAGGCGATCAAGTCGATGGCCGGCAACGACATCCTGGACATCCGTGGCGAGGTCCACGACGAGGCCGGGGAGCACGTCGTGACCGCCTGGACCAAGCTCGTGGCCCGCGCGGCCGAAGGGGCGTGA
- the rpmG gene encoding 50S ribosomal protein L33, which produces MAATDVRPKITLACVECKERNYITKKNRRNNPDRLEMKKHCPRCNAHTAHRETR; this is translated from the coding sequence GTGGCTGCCACCGACGTCCGCCCGAAGATCACGCTGGCCTGCGTGGAGTGCAAGGAGCGGAACTACATCACCAAGAAGAACCGGCGTAACAACCCGGACCGACTGGAGATGAAGAAGCACTGCCCGCGTTGCAACGCGCACACCGCGCACCGCGAAACGCGATAG
- a CDS encoding amidohydrolase family protein — protein sequence MPDSQPQPPHSPSPSDPADRGSLLLSGARLTDGRSVDVRLHGGRIEAVGTAGSLSPGRASGPGGHLDLGGYLLLPAPADPHVHPDTALTADVHGPVSYDPEDVQRRATEAALLQLAHGATALRAHVRVGDVAGLGALTAVLRTRRSLRGLVELSAVAMPRVLTGVAGADGLAMLRDAVKMGADVVGGCPDLDPDPAGYVETVLEVAAEHGCPVDLHTDAADPARLARLAATAGGLRPGSPSAPATAWAQLPAEAASRAADQLAAAGVTVVCLPQGACGTVDHPDGTAPVRLLRAAGVRLAAGSGALRDVSNPVGRGDPLEAAYLLASRHGLRPAEAYDAVSAAARSALGLPEVRVEAGFPAELVAVRGDGLAGALSLGYSRIVVHRGRVVARTSAVREYGDSTTASDLGLPRQGGAGRGRREGRGGPGRGGGTG from the coding sequence ATGCCCGACAGCCAGCCGCAGCCGCCCCACTCGCCCTCCCCCTCGGACCCCGCCGACCGCGGCTCGCTCCTGCTCTCCGGGGCGCGGCTCACCGACGGCCGGAGCGTGGACGTACGGCTCCACGGCGGACGCATCGAGGCGGTCGGCACGGCCGGCAGCCTGTCCCCGGGCCGGGCCTCCGGCCCCGGCGGCCACCTGGACCTGGGCGGCTACCTGCTCCTGCCCGCCCCGGCCGATCCCCACGTCCACCCCGACACGGCGCTCACGGCCGACGTCCACGGCCCCGTCTCCTACGACCCCGAGGACGTCCAGCGCCGGGCCACCGAGGCCGCCCTGCTCCAGTTGGCCCACGGCGCCACCGCGCTGCGGGCGCACGTGCGGGTGGGCGACGTCGCGGGCCTGGGGGCGCTGACCGCCGTCCTGCGGACCCGGCGCTCCCTGCGCGGCCTCGTCGAACTGAGCGCGGTGGCGATGCCGAGGGTGCTGACCGGGGTGGCCGGTGCCGACGGGCTGGCGATGCTGCGGGACGCGGTCAAGATGGGCGCGGACGTGGTGGGCGGGTGTCCGGACCTGGACCCCGATCCGGCGGGGTACGTGGAGACGGTCCTGGAGGTCGCCGCCGAGCACGGCTGCCCGGTCGACCTGCACACCGACGCCGCCGACCCGGCACGGCTGGCCCGGCTGGCGGCCACGGCGGGCGGGTTGCGCCCGGGGTCGCCATCGGCCCCTGCGACGGCCTGGGCTCAGCTGCCCGCCGAGGCGGCCTCCCGGGCCGCGGACCAGCTGGCGGCGGCCGGTGTGACCGTGGTCTGCCTGCCGCAGGGCGCCTGCGGGACGGTGGACCACCCCGACGGCACGGCACCGGTACGGCTGCTGCGGGCGGCCGGGGTGCGGCTCGCCGCCGGGAGCGGCGCGCTGCGGGACGTGTCCAACCCGGTCGGGCGCGGCGACCCCCTGGAGGCGGCCTACCTGCTGGCCTCGCGGCACGGGCTGCGCCCCGCGGAGGCCTACGACGCGGTGAGCGCGGCGGCACGGTCGGCCCTCGGCCTGCCGGAGGTGCGGGTGGAGGCGGGCTTCCCGGCCGAACTGGTCGCCGTACGGGGGGATGGGCTGGCGGGCGCGCTGTCGCTGGGCTACAGCCGGATCGTCGTGCACCGGGGGCGCGTGGTGGCACGGACCAGCGCGGTACGGGAGTACGGCGACTCGACCACCGCGTCCGACCTGGGGCTGCCTCGGCAAGGGGGTGCGGGGCGGGGACGGCGCGAGGGGCGTGGCGGACCTGGCCGGGGAGGGGGCACGGGCTGA
- a CDS encoding NAD(P)H-binding protein: MRIVIAGGHGQIALRLERLLAARGDEVAGIVRKAEQADDLRAAGAEPVVLDLESASVEEVAERLRGADAAVFAAGAGPGSGAARKDTVDKAAAVRFADAAVRAGVRRFLIVSSMGADPGHRGDEIFDVYLRAKGEADAYVSSLDALDWTILRPGALTDDAGTGLVRLEAHTGRGPVPRDDVAAVLAELVDTPATNGLTLELISGSAPVSVAVKSVAGN; this comes from the coding sequence ATGCGCATTGTCATCGCTGGTGGTCATGGTCAGATCGCGCTGCGGCTGGAGCGGTTGCTCGCCGCGCGCGGTGACGAGGTGGCGGGCATCGTCCGCAAGGCCGAGCAGGCCGACGATCTGCGTGCGGCGGGCGCCGAACCGGTCGTGCTGGACCTGGAGTCGGCCTCGGTCGAGGAAGTGGCGGAGCGGCTGCGGGGCGCGGACGCGGCGGTCTTCGCGGCGGGGGCGGGGCCCGGCAGCGGGGCGGCCCGCAAGGACACGGTGGACAAGGCGGCGGCGGTCCGCTTCGCCGACGCGGCGGTCCGGGCGGGCGTACGGCGCTTCCTGATCGTGTCGTCCATGGGCGCCGATCCGGGGCACCGGGGGGACGAGATCTTCGACGTCTACCTGCGCGCCAAGGGCGAGGCCGACGCCTACGTCAGCTCGCTGGACGCCTTGGACTGGACGATCCTGCGCCCCGGCGCCCTGACGGACGACGCGGGCACGGGCCTGGTGCGTCTGGAGGCGCACACCGGCCGCGGCCCCGTTCCGCGCGACGACGTCGCCGCGGTCCTGGCCGAACTGGTCGACACCCCGGCCACGAACGGCCTGACCCTGGAGCTGATCAGCGGCTCGGCGCCCGTGTCGGTGGCGGTGAAGTCGGTGGCGGGGAACTGA